One Suricata suricatta isolate VVHF042 chromosome X, meerkat_22Aug2017_6uvM2_HiC, whole genome shotgun sequence genomic region harbors:
- the DDX53 gene encoding DEAD box protein 53, whose protein sequence is MAWVPEKKAEPNPRDSRAGQNGWGNRGGSGRSSYMEICGAREPPLCFKLKSNMIGVVIGRGGSKIKDIQSTTNTKIQIIKGDSEGEVKIFGTKDRKAKAKAAIESLVKKQERSSTSEPSVANAGPQPSVGGDFHTGATSKQVRPMIDWDKVKMGVIEWRKKKWADLPPIKKNFYIETKATRSMSQVQVAKWRKENFDLMCDDLKDGEKRSIPNPTCKFEDAFQPFPELVKVLKRAGFQKPTPIQSQAWPIILQGIDLIGVAQTGTGKTLSYLMPGFIHLNNQSASREERNGPGMLVLIPTRELALQVEAECSKYSYNGLKSVCIYGGRNRHQQIQDITKGIDIIIATPGRLNDLQMNKFVNLRSITYLVLDEADKMLDLGFEHQIMKILLDVRPDRQTVMTSATWPDSIRRLAQSYLKEPMIVYVGTLNLVAVNTVKQNIIVTKEEEKRSLIQEFVKNLSPQDKVIIFVSRKLVADDLSSDFSIQGIAIQSLHGDREQYDREQALEDFRTGKVKILIATDLASRGLDVNDVTHVYNYDFPRNIQEYVHRVGRTGRAGKTGTSITLMTQNDSKIANEVIEILNRANQHVPEDLVTMAEQYKLYKQKKDIGKKSKSRDKPKKFF, encoded by the exons ATGGCCTGGGTcccagagaaaaaggcagagccTAATCCAAGAGATTCTAGAGCCGGCCAGAACGGCTGGGGTA acaggggcgGAAGCGGCAGAAGCAGCTACATGGAGATCTGCGGCGCCCGAGAACCACCTCTGTGCTTTAAATTAAAGAGCAACATGATTGGTGTGGTGATTGGTCGTGGTGGATCAAAGATCAAAGACATCCAGAGTACGACCAACACCAAAATACAGATTATAAAAGGTGATTCTGAAGGAGAGGTTAAAATTTTTGGCACCAAAGATAGGAAAGCAAAGGCCAAGGCAGCTATAGAAAGTCTTGTTAAAAAACAAGAACGAAGCAGCACTTCAGAACCCAGTGTTGCTAATGCTGGCCCCCAGCCCTCTGTGGGAGGAGATTTTCACACAGGTGCCACCAGTAAACAAGTTCGGCCTATGATAGATTGGGATAAAGTCAAGATGGGAGTCatagaatggaggaaaaaaaaatgggccGATTTACCaccaattaagaaaaatttttacataGAAACTAAAGCAACAAGGTCAATGAGCCAGGTTCAAGTAGCtaagtggagaaaggaaaattttgaCTTAATGTGTGATGACTTGAAAGATGGTGAAAAGCGTAGCATCCCCAATCCCACCTGTAAATTTGAAGATGCTTTCCAACCCTTTCCTGAACTTGTGAAAGTCCTGAAGAGAGCTGGTTTTCAAAAGCCAACACCAATTCAGTCACAGGCTTGGCCAATTATTTTACAGGGAATAGATCTTATAGGAGTTGCCCAAACAGGAACAGGCAAAACTTTGTCCTATTTAATGCCTGGGTTTATTCATCTCAATAATCAATCAGCATcaagagaggaaaggaatggaCCTGGCATGCTGGTCCTTATACCCACTAGAGAATTAGCTCTTCAGGTGGAAGCTGAATGTTCTAAGTATTCATACAATGGTCTTAAAAGTGTTTGCATATATGGTGGCAGAAACAGACATCAGCAAATACAAGACATTACCAAAGGCATAGATATCATTATTGCAACTCCTGGACGACTAAATGATCTGCAAATGAATAAGTTTGTCAACCTACGAAGCATAACCTATTTAGTCTTAGATGAAGCAGATAAAATGCTAGATCTCGGGTTTGAACACCAGATAATGAAGATCTTATTAGATGTGCGCCCAGACCGCCAGACCGTTATGACAAGTGCAACCTGGCCAGATAGCATTCGTCGACTTGCTCAATCTTATTTGAAAGAGCCTATGATTGTTTATGTTGGCACTCTGAATCTAGTTGCCGTAAATACAGTGAAGCAAAACATAATTGTtaccaaagaagaagaaaaacgaTCTCTTATCCAAGAATTCGTTAAGAATCTGTCTCCACAAGACAAAGTCATAATCTTTGTCAGCAGAAAGCTTGTGGCCGATGATTTATCCAGTGATTTCAGCATACAAGGTATCGCTATACAGTCACTGCATGGTGACAGAGAACAATATGATCGTGAACAAGCACTAGAGGACTTTAGAACAGGAAAGGTGAAAATATTGATTGCTACCGATTTAGCATCCAGAGGCCTTGATGTTAATGATGTCACACATGTGTATAATTACGACTTCCCACGCAATATCCAAGAATATGTACACAGAGTGGGGCGTACTGGAAGAGCAGGGAAGACTGGCACATCAATTACTCTCATGACTCAAAATGACTCGAAGATTGCCAACGAAGTGATTGAAATTCTGAACCGAGCAAATCAGCATGTCCCCGAAGATCTTGTAACAATGGCCGAGCAATACAAGTTATATAAGCAAAAGAAggacataggaaaaaaatcaaaatctcgTGACAAGCCCAAGAAGTTTTTCTGA